From the Rhizobium sp. ARZ01 genome, the window GGTGCAATCCGCGCAACCGACATGCCGACAAACCCCGCGCCCGAAAGCGAACTGGCGAAAACACGACCGCTCTTCTGAGCAAACAGAACCAGGGCGCCTTCAGGCAACCGGTCCTGCGGCAGGTGCTTGGAAAGCGTGCGCTCGACCTGATTGCGCTGCCCGTCGGAAAACAGCGTGTCGTCGGCAGCGTACAGCGCACCAACGGCAGCAGCCATCAACGACGTGCCGTCGCGCACTCCCGCATCCATGCGCTGATACTCCAGCACGAGGCCGGCCAGCCGCGAAATGCCAACCACAATCAGAAAGGCAATGACCAGGATCGGGATCGATCGCTTGATGACCGGCTCCGCGCGAGACAGGCGCAAGGTGGCCGGGCCGGCGAAAATCCGGGCATGCCCCGCCAGATCCTCGTCCCAGGCAGCCACGCCTGGAAATTTGAGACGAATCCGCCCCCCGGCTGCGCGTCCCCGCTGCGCGTCCGCCATATCCAACACCCTGTTTCTTCTGGTGATTCGAAACACCGTTCGTCCGAATCTAAGCTAATGAATCATTCGCGATTCGCCTTGTCCAGAGGAAAGGGTAAGGATTTTTTAACCAATTTTGAGGGTTGAGAAGTTGTAGTCCGCCGACAGGTTGCGTCGGCGGACGTCGAGCGCTTGCACGTCGCCCTTTTTGGCCGTCAGCCGTTCAGCATCCGCTCGACGATGTCGGAGACATCAGCCGAAAGCTTCTCGCCCGCTGCAATCTTTCGCAACGCATTGAGCGCATGTTCCGCGCGCACCTCCTCCAGCGAGCGCCAGGAGCGCATCGAGGTGAGGATCCGGGCGGCGAGCTGTGGGTTCTTCGGATCGATCTCAAGGATCTGCGATGCCAGGAAGCGATAGCCCTCGCCGTCGAGGCGATTGAAGCCGGTCGGGTTGGAGAAGGCAAAGGTTCCGACCAGCGCGCGTACGCGATTGGGATTGGCCGGGTTAAAATGCGGGCTCTCCATCAGGTGCTGCACGCGCTGGAGAGCGCCTTCACCCGGTATCGTTGCCTGGATCGCGAACCACTTGTCGAGGACGAGCGCATTCTCGGCAAACCGCGCGCGGAAGGTTTCGAGGGCAGCTTGTGTCTCGGCCGCTTCGGGGAAGCGGTGGGCGAGGACCGTGAGCGCTGCGCTGAGGTCCGTCATGTTGTCGGCGTCGGCAAACGCTTGGGCAGCGCGCCCAGGCAGCCCTTCCGCAATGGCGATGTAGGTCAGGGCCGCATTGCGAAGCGCCCGGTGGCCGGCACTAGCGGCATCTGGCATGAAGCTTCCCTTCATGTGGTGCCGGTCGAAAAGCGCGGCAAAAAGGGTGGCCCCTTCGCTGGCTACGAAGGCAAGGACGGCCTCGCGGCCGGCGCGAATCGCGTCCGGGTCATTGTTGCTGCCAAGTTCACGTGCGATGTCAGCTTCGCTCGGAAGTGCCAGGACCTGTGCACGGAAGGCCGGCTCCAGGCTTTCATCCCCTGCGATTGCGATCAGCGTGTCAACCAGGAGCGAATTCACCGCAATTGCGGTACCGGCGCGGGCATTGCGCGATGCTTCGACCAGGTCCGGCAATGCGAGGTCGTTCAGTGCCTGCCAGCGTGCAAACAGGTCTCCGTCATGCCGCGCGACGTGGGCGAGATCCGAGGGAGCCTGCTCGAAGTGCAGGTTGATCGGGGCGGAGAAGTTGCGGTTGAGGGCGACGACCGGACGGCCGGCGATGCCGTTGAACGTGGCGGTCTGCTTGCGCTCGGTCAGATGCAGGACGTCGCCGGTGACTTCGGCGCCTTCGATGGAAGACGGCTTTGCCTCTGTTCCGTCTTGGAGAAGAAGGCCGAAGCGCAACGGAATGTGCATCGGCTCCTTGGCGGATTGCCCGGGCGTCGGCGGCACCATCTGCTCGAGCGAGAGCGTGAACGTACCCTTCGCCGGGTCGAAGGCGCTGGAGACGGTGACGAGCGGCGTGCCAGCCTGATGATACCAGAGTGAGAACTGGGTGAGGTCGCGGCCGCTCGCATCCTCGAAACACTTGACGAAGTCTTCGATCGTCGCGGCGTCCCCGTCATGGCGCTCGAAGTAGAGGTCCATGCCCTTCTTGAAGAGATCGCGTCCGAGGATGGTCGCGATCATGCGCGTCACCTCTGCGCCCTTCTCGTACACCGTCGTCGTGTAGAAATTGTTGATTTCGCGATATTTCGTCGGCCGCACCGGGTGGGCGAGGGGGCCCGCATCCTCGGGAAACTGTTCCGACTTCAGGTGCCGCACCTCGGCCACGCGCTTGACGGCGCGCGAGCGCTGGTCGGCTGAGAATTCATGATCGCGATAGACCGTCAGCCCTTCCTTCAGGCACAGCTGGAACCAGTCGCGGCAGGTGATGCGGTTGCCGGTCCAGTTGTGGAAGTATTCGTGGGCGATGATCGCCTCGATGTTGGCGTAGTCGGCGTCGGTCGCC encodes:
- the pepN gene encoding aminopeptidase N → MRTESGRIIHLTDYRPTDFVLERVDLTFELDPTETKCTSRMLFHRREGAAPEAPLVLDGDELNMTGLLFDGMPMEPERFTEENDVLTIRDLPETGSFEITVDTVINPEANTQLMGLYRTNGIYCTQCEAEGFRRITYFYDRPDVLCVYTVNIIADKESSPLLLSNGNFLGGAGYGEGKHFAAWFDPHPKPSYLFALVAGDLGVIEDTFTTMSGREVALKIYVEHGKEPRATYAMDALKRSMKWDEDVFGREYDLDIFMVVAVSDFNMGAMENKGLNVFNDKYVLADPETATDADYANIEAIIAHEYFHNWTGNRITCRDWFQLCLKEGLTVYRDHEFSADQRSRAVKRVAEVRHLKSEQFPEDAGPLAHPVRPTKYREINNFYTTTVYEKGAEVTRMIATILGRDLFKKGMDLYFERHDGDAATIEDFVKCFEDASGRDLTQFSLWYHQAGTPLVTVSSAFDPAKGTFTLSLEQMVPPTPGQSAKEPMHIPLRFGLLLQDGTEAKPSSIEGAEVTGDVLHLTERKQTATFNGIAGRPVVALNRNFSAPINLHFEQAPSDLAHVARHDGDLFARWQALNDLALPDLVEASRNARAGTAIAVNSLLVDTLIAIAGDESLEPAFRAQVLALPSEADIARELGSNNDPDAIRAGREAVLAFVASEGATLFAALFDRHHMKGSFMPDAASAGHRALRNAALTYIAIAEGLPGRAAQAFADADNMTDLSAALTVLAHRFPEAAETQAALETFRARFAENALVLDKWFAIQATIPGEGALQRVQHLMESPHFNPANPNRVRALVGTFAFSNPTGFNRLDGEGYRFLASQILEIDPKNPQLAARILTSMRSWRSLEEVRAEHALNALRKIAAGEKLSADVSDIVERMLNG